From Candidatus Woesearchaeota archaeon, one genomic window encodes:
- a CDS encoding aromatic amino acid transport family protein yields MPKKELYEAIATLVGVVIGAGVLGIPYVVQQAGLWVGLLDILIIGIAVLFLNLFLGEIVLRTKGNHQLTGYADKYLGKWGKALMAFSMVFGIYGAMIAYLIGEGKAFAAIFGGTPLIWSLVYFAFVAIIVYVGLKAVEKSELLMSAVFIIVIVLICILAFGAVKIENLAGFDLTNIMVPYGVILFAFLGAVAIPEMKEELINNRKCLKKAIIIGSLIPLFVYLLFAFVVVGASGANITEVATIGLGKLLGEKMIILGNLFAIFAMATSFIALGLALQEMYNYDYKLSKKLSWALSCFVPLAAFLILSFFNMLSFVNVLGITGAVAGGLDGVLISMMFLKAKTAGDRKPEYVVNINKGWCLILAFLFALGIIHQLILFFI; encoded by the coding sequence ATGCCAAAAAAAGAGCTGTATGAGGCAATTGCAACATTAGTGGGAGTTGTTATCGGAGCAGGAGTTCTTGGCATACCTTATGTTGTACAGCAGGCGGGCTTGTGGGTTGGCTTATTGGACATTTTAATCATAGGTATTGCAGTCTTATTCCTCAATTTGTTTTTAGGCGAGATTGTCCTGAGGACAAAAGGAAATCATCAATTAACAGGCTATGCTGACAAGTATCTTGGAAAGTGGGGCAAGGCATTGATGGCATTCTCAATGGTTTTTGGCATTTACGGTGCAATGATCGCCTATCTTATCGGAGAAGGAAAAGCATTCGCTGCAATATTTGGAGGAACTCCGTTAATATGGAGCCTGGTTTATTTTGCTTTTGTTGCAATTATTGTGTATGTTGGATTGAAGGCTGTTGAAAAATCTGAGCTTCTCATGTCAGCTGTATTCATTATAGTAATTGTGTTAATCTGCATTCTTGCGTTTGGAGCAGTAAAGATCGAGAATCTGGCGGGATTTGATTTGACAAACATCATGGTGCCATATGGTGTTATCTTGTTTGCTTTCCTGGGAGCAGTCGCGATTCCTGAAATGAAGGAAGAGCTCATCAACAACAGGAAATGCCTTAAAAAAGCAATCATAATAGGGAGCTTAATTCCCCTGTTTGTTTATCTTTTGTTTGCTTTTGTTGTTGTAGGCGCATCAGGCGCAAATATTACAGAAGTTGCAACAATCGGCCTAGGTAAATTATTGGGCGAGAAAATGATTATTCTGGGAAATCTGTTTGCAATCTTTGCAATGGCAACAAGCTTTATTGCGCTTGGATTGGCATTGCAGGAAATGTACAATTATGACTATAAGCTGAGCAAAAAATTGTCATGGGCGTTGAGCTGCTTTGTTCCTTTGGCTGCCTTTTTAATACTGTCTTTTTTTAATATGCTGAGCTTTGTAAATGTTTTAGGCATAACAGGCGCAGTTGCCGGAGGATTAGACGGCGTGCTTATTTCAATGATGTTCCTGAAAGCCAAAACTGCAGGAGATAGAAAGCCAGAATATGTTGTAAACATCAATAAAGGATGGTGCCTGATACTGGCTTTCTTATTTGCTTTGGGGATAATACATCAGCTGATTTTGTTTTTTATTTAA
- a CDS encoding zinc ribbon domain-containing protein, with amino-acid sequence MSSEFCPLCNKKLRNNSKFCNHCGRKIVKDEHMRIESNKNLVVGNIIASVFVGIILIGATTIFLTYLNQRNSETNDSNSDLLLPEDRLLDISQQIQTIKNYEEKRKEGYTLNEKPFVSGNYEYDERTVDFRLVCKNPCPVSKDILDQEFAAIAYAVSSTRGLTQSDIDKDLLPFEVHASDDGVCPYLSGAAAYMSSFIDQNGYQRGRLCFFYDKINYNRDKFPYSTSVHEVMHLFEYNKVPYGGGKGGSVLWEGLSEMMESFFLRGNERNSFCWQGNAWYKQVLKNSDDAHWVGGDLFFELCNQYGFDYDDLPELFRQLDLKKGNIDVNEFVRIINNIVGADTSYLFRNAGVI; translated from the coding sequence ATGAGCAGCGAATTTTGTCCTCTTTGTAATAAAAAATTAAGAAACAATTCTAAATTTTGCAATCATTGCGGAAGAAAAATAGTTAAAGATGAACATATGAGAATAGAAAGCAATAAAAATTTAGTTGTTGGCAATATAATCGCATCGGTATTCGTAGGCATTATTCTCATAGGAGCAACTACAATTTTTCTAACTTATTTGAATCAAAGAAATTCAGAAACAAATGATAGCAATTCAGATTTACTTCTGCCTGAAGATAGGTTGCTTGATATTTCTCAACAAATACAAACAATTAAGAATTATGAAGAAAAAAGAAAAGAAGGCTATACTCTTAATGAAAAACCATTTGTAAGTGGAAATTATGAATATGATGAACGAACAGTTGATTTCAGATTAGTTTGTAAAAACCCTTGTCCAGTTTCAAAAGATATTCTCGATCAAGAATTTGCTGCAATAGCTTATGCTGTTTCATCAACAAGAGGATTAACGCAATCAGACATTGACAAAGATTTATTGCCTTTTGAAGTACATGCATCTGATGATGGCGTATGCCCATATCTGTCTGGAGCTGCAGCTTATATGAGTTCATTCATAGACCAAAATGGATATCAACGAGGGCGACTCTGCTTTTTCTATGACAAAATAAATTATAATCGTGATAAATTTCCTTATTCTACATCTGTTCACGAAGTTATGCATTTGTTTGAATATAATAAAGTTCCTTATGGTGGAGGTAAAGGAGGCAGTGTGCTTTGGGAAGGGCTATCTGAAATGATGGAGTCCTTTTTCTTAAGGGGAAATGAAAGAAATAGCTTCTGTTGGCAAGGAAATGCTTGGTATAAACAGGTTTTAAAAAATAGCGATGATGCCCATTGGGTTGGCGGTGATCTATTTTTTGAACTTTGCAACCAGTATGGATTTGATTATGATGATCTTCCAGAATTATTTAGGCAATTAGACTTAAAAAAAGGAAATATTGATGTAAATGAATTTGTAAGAATAATAAACAATATAGTTGGAGCAGACACGTCATATCTTTTTAGAAATGCTGGAGTTATATAA
- the gatD gene encoding Glu-tRNA(Gln) amidotransferase subunit GatD produces the protein MDPKAGDRVKVITEDEQLEGILMPRPEILEEGFIVIKLDNGYNIGIEKKKVKKIELIDEYKKQKSEKKELKFNKSLPTVSVLSAGGTISSKIDYKTGGVYADYTAEDFVEMIPELENIANIKAKKIMSMMSEDISYREWSKIAEEIAKELNSDASGVVLAMGTDTLHYAAAALSFFLKPSKPVVITAAQRSIDRGSSDAFMNLSCAITAAAKSDIAEVTTCLHGTINDDYCLLIRGTKVRKMHTSRRDAFRPVNEEPIAKVFENGKIEITNKNYKKKSNEKTIVDDKFEEKTALIYIYPGMEPEVIDFYLSKGYKGIVLAATALGHVPTEASKSNLLPHIKKAIDRNIPVVIATQTLYGRVHPYVYTNLRKLSIQLSCIFAEDMLPEVAYIKLGWVLAHTKNMEEIKKLMLTNVAGEITERSSTGFLL, from the coding sequence GTGGATCCAAAAGCAGGCGATAGGGTAAAAGTAATAACAGAAGACGAGCAGTTAGAAGGCATACTGATGCCGAGGCCTGAGATTCTTGAAGAGGGCTTTATAGTAATAAAGCTGGATAATGGCTATAATATCGGCATTGAGAAGAAGAAAGTAAAGAAAATAGAGCTAATTGATGAATATAAAAAACAAAAATCAGAAAAAAAAGAATTAAAATTCAATAAAAGCCTTCCAACGGTTTCTGTATTAAGCGCTGGCGGCACGATTTCTTCAAAAATCGACTACAAGACAGGCGGCGTATACGCTGATTACACAGCAGAAGACTTTGTTGAGATGATTCCCGAATTGGAAAATATAGCCAACATAAAGGCAAAGAAGATAATGTCAATGATGAGCGAGGACATCTCATACAGGGAATGGAGCAAAATAGCAGAAGAGATCGCCAAGGAGCTTAATTCAGATGCCAGCGGAGTTGTTTTGGCAATGGGAACAGATACATTGCATTATGCTGCTGCTGCATTGTCTTTTTTCTTAAAGCCATCTAAGCCAGTTGTGATAACAGCTGCGCAGAGAAGCATTGACAGAGGAAGCTCAGATGCATTCATGAACTTAAGCTGCGCAATAACAGCTGCTGCAAAATCAGATATTGCTGAAGTAACAACATGCCTGCACGGAACAATCAATGATGATTACTGCCTGCTGATAAGAGGAACGAAAGTCAGGAAAATGCACACAAGCAGAAGGGATGCGTTCAGGCCGGTAAATGAAGAGCCAATTGCCAAAGTGTTTGAAAACGGCAAAATAGAAATAACAAATAAGAATTATAAGAAGAAAAGCAATGAAAAAACAATTGTTGACGATAAATTCGAGGAAAAGACGGCATTGATTTATATTTATCCGGGAATGGAGCCTGAAGTAATTGATTTCTATTTAAGCAAGGGATATAAGGGAATTGTGCTTGCTGCAACTGCGCTTGGCCATGTTCCAACAGAAGCAAGCAAAAGCAATTTGCTGCCGCATATAAAAAAAGCAATTGATAGAAATATTCCTGTTGTGATCGCAACTCAGACGCTTTACGGCAGAGTGCATCCTTATGTTTATACAAATCTTAGAAAATTAAGCATTCAGCTAAGCTGCATCTTTGCAGAGGACATGCTGCCAGAGGTTGCTTATATAAAGCTTGGCTGGGTTCTTGCGCATACTAAAAACATGGAAGAGATCAAAAAGCTCATGCTCACAAATGTTGCTGGCGAGATAACAGAAAGAAGCAGCACTGGTTTCTTGTTATAA
- a CDS encoding PKD domain-containing protein, which produces MDKRRVSLFIAFLLVVFLSTSVAATRYVNYNLKEGTISSSGVFTATSNPLTNVNAIGFVCADSSCSSTSGTLWSGQVQNSGTSDSMQLTYPTTLQSTYGYGIYYYKPGYITWENKADWWGTTSSDPQGPYTRYLSKKQDCYSPIDTFSVTNDAQANIPLVINVSASLDATTYAAIHNAGPLEYTPPSLLNDYYSVATRVILTIYDSAGSIVNQQTQDILIPFSGSQRVQFTWTPTISGEYTATAATTVTDAKCSSSIEQSSSKEFTVIPEQPRNMCYTILNNLATSDQFPTDGETIAITATKISNYADNNYALIPVQANFDLKITRVADGQVVKQESKAILANQNNYDPLLFSFTWPITSGKGNYNITIKGIASSSYCNGLQNLQDAASEIIYVNAKPNEAPTIAGLPDVSFNEDSTPVANLIDLWQYASDPETSASQLTYAITSQSTPSLVNCSVASNRYINCGRPASHKYGTSSITVEVSDSQYSDRDTFIANVLSINDAPTIDYLTASPTLLKGGNTVTLTPVNPNDLEQSQLYFYCSELTNEPTATSNICNEGSAYTYPYSAMKCTYAAAADTAAHKSYCRVYDGTSYSQALQAAYTTDSTPPVISPTTTALTNDNTPTITINGDGTQTSCSAAGASVTWSCTTLACNPTSAIADGNRTATVSCQDALANTASASVAFTIDTNAPITTDNAPSTWQNSDVTVTLTATDAGSGVANTYYCADQTNLCTPATSGTSATITAEGTNYLRYYSIDDVGNTEAIKSAAVMIDKTEPAITPTTAALTNDNTPTITINGDGTQTSCSAAGASVTWSCDTLTCSPTSAISDGTYSVDVSCQDIAGNAASGSVAFTIDTQVPILSNGQPTGTITTNTPVLNFTSNENAACRGTIDLDEAYSDMDFAFSGTAAIHTYLTNVLSDAMHAVYARCQDLAGNIMATSYSWSFIINATPVANANGPYAGFEGSPVAFTGLASGGAPPYTFEWDLNNDGSYETPGQNPSFTWADDYSSTIVLRVTDAENHSTTNQSSVTISNVAPTANANGPYSCNVSQSIALSGTATDPGTDTLTYDWDLNDDAAFETAAQQNPAYNCTANGTFNVNLRVTDDNGGIGYASATITASSTPAPNNAPTATVLSPNGGEVWSGTRSIAWNATDPDGDALTITIQYSYDSIPWTNITTTIPNSGIYAWDTTAVPDAATYLIRIIASDSSLTGEDVSNAIFQIDNVFAPDIEVLYPNGGETLSGTANIRWIATDGGANLSIDLYYSQNNITWTAIAINQPNTGLYSWYTPSVLDGNYLIKAVASEGNTSDEDISNTYFAIDNIPVAPSPVPAAQKPEDKLYVSKITFENDYSLSPYDDLAATVTIKNTGDTKLEDNTITLTVPDLGLRKRIGPFDLSKGESATRKLSLNLEGAAPGTYYARIVVSNDKVTRIKHRDIVIR; this is translated from the coding sequence ATGGATAAAAGAAGGGTGAGTTTGTTCATTGCATTTTTATTGGTTGTTTTTTTATCAACTTCTGTAGCTGCAACAAGATACGTAAATTATAATCTTAAAGAAGGCACAATATCAAGCTCAGGCGTATTTACAGCGACAAGCAATCCATTAACAAACGTCAATGCAATCGGCTTTGTATGCGCAGATTCTAGCTGCAGCAGCACCAGCGGCACTTTATGGAGCGGACAGGTGCAGAATTCCGGAACCAGCGACAGCATGCAGTTAACTTACCCGACCACACTTCAATCAACCTATGGCTATGGCATATATTATTACAAGCCCGGCTACATAACTTGGGAAAACAAGGCAGACTGGTGGGGAACCACTAGCAGCGATCCTCAAGGCCCATACACGAGATATCTATCGAAAAAGCAGGACTGTTATTCTCCAATTGACACATTCAGCGTAACCAATGATGCCCAGGCAAACATACCTTTAGTTATTAATGTCAGCGCAAGCCTGGATGCAACAACATACGCAGCAATCCATAATGCAGGCCCTCTGGAGTATACCCCTCCATCTCTATTAAACGATTATTATTCTGTTGCAACAAGAGTAATATTGACAATATATGATTCAGCAGGAAGCATAGTCAACCAACAGACGCAGGATATTCTAATCCCATTCAGCGGCTCGCAAAGAGTTCAATTCACATGGACACCCACAATATCAGGGGAGTATACCGCAACAGCTGCAACAACAGTTACAGACGCCAAATGCAGCTCATCAATAGAGCAATCCTCATCAAAAGAATTTACAGTCATTCCAGAGCAGCCAAGAAACATGTGCTACACCATATTAAATAATTTGGCAACATCTGACCAATTTCCTACAGACGGCGAAACAATAGCAATAACAGCAACAAAGATAAGTAATTATGCCGATAATAATTATGCCCTGATACCGGTTCAGGCAAATTTTGACCTGAAAATAACAAGGGTTGCAGATGGGCAGGTTGTAAAGCAGGAATCCAAGGCAATACTTGCAAACCAGAATAATTATGATCCTCTGTTGTTTTCATTCACATGGCCAATTACTTCAGGAAAAGGCAATTATAACATAACAATAAAGGGAATTGCAAGCAGTTCTTATTGCAATGGGCTTCAAAATCTTCAGGATGCAGCAAGTGAAATAATTTATGTCAATGCAAAGCCGAATGAAGCTCCAACAATAGCAGGCCTTCCAGACGTATCTTTCAACGAGGATTCAACTCCGGTAGCAAATCTTATTGACTTATGGCAGTATGCATCTGATCCTGAAACAAGCGCCTCTCAACTTACATATGCAATAACATCACAATCAACTCCTTCCTTGGTGAATTGCTCTGTGGCAAGCAACAGATATATCAACTGCGGCAGACCAGCATCACACAAATACGGAACATCCTCAATCACAGTCGAAGTATCAGACAGCCAGTATTCTGACAGGGACACATTTATTGCGAATGTTCTTTCAATCAATGATGCTCCAACTATTGACTATTTAACAGCATCTCCAACTTTGCTTAAAGGAGGCAACACGGTTACATTAACTCCTGTAAATCCAAATGACCTTGAGCAGAGCCAGCTTTATTTTTACTGCAGTGAATTAACAAACGAGCCGACAGCAACATCAAATATCTGCAATGAGGGATCAGCTTATACTTATCCGTATTCAGCAATGAAATGCACATATGCAGCTGCAGCAGATACAGCAGCGCACAAGTCATATTGCAGGGTTTATGACGGAACATCATATTCACAGGCTTTGCAGGCAGCTTATACAACGGACAGCACCCCGCCAGTAATCAGCCCGACAACAACCGCTTTAACAAACGACAACACACCGACAATAACAATAAATGGAGATGGCACTCAGACAAGCTGCTCTGCAGCAGGAGCTTCTGTAACATGGAGCTGCACAACCTTAGCTTGCAATCCAACATCGGCAATAGCTGACGGAAATCGTACAGCTACAGTCAGCTGCCAGGATGCACTAGCAAACACAGCATCTGCTTCTGTAGCATTCACAATAGACACAAATGCGCCAATAACAACTGACAATGCTCCTTCAACTTGGCAAAATTCAGATGTAACAGTAACATTAACTGCAACAGATGCAGGATCAGGAGTTGCAAACACATATTACTGCGCTGATCAGACAAACTTGTGCACACCAGCAACTTCAGGAACATCTGCAACAATAACAGCAGAAGGAACAAATTATTTAAGATATTATTCGATAGATGATGTTGGCAATACAGAAGCAATAAAATCTGCAGCTGTGATGATCGACAAAACAGAACCTGCAATAACTCCAACAACTGCTGCCCTTACAAATGACAATACTCCAACAATAACAATAAATGGAGATGGAACGCAGACAAGCTGCTCTGCAGCAGGAGCATCTGTAACATGGAGCTGCGATACATTAACTTGCAGTCCAACATCAGCAATATCTGACGGAACTTATAGCGTTGATGTAAGCTGCCAGGACATTGCAGGAAATGCAGCAAGCGGTTCTGTTGCTTTCACAATAGACACTCAAGTTCCAATTTTGTCAAACGGCCAGCCAACAGGAACAATAACAACAAATACTCCTGTTCTGAATTTCACTTCGAATGAAAATGCAGCATGCAGAGGTACAATTGATCTGGATGAAGCATACTCGGACATGGATTTTGCATTTTCAGGAACAGCAGCAATTCACACTTATTTGACAAATGTTTTATCAGATGCAATGCACGCAGTTTATGCGCGCTGCCAGGATCTTGCAGGAAACATAATGGCAACAAGCTATTCATGGAGCTTCATTATAAATGCAACGCCTGTTGCAAATGCTAATGGCCCATATGCGGGATTTGAAGGAAGCCCTGTAGCATTCACAGGATTGGCATCTGGAGGAGCTCCTCCATACACATTTGAATGGGATCTGAATAATGACGGAAGCTATGAAACACCAGGCCAGAATCCAAGTTTTACGTGGGCTGATGATTACTCAAGCACAATTGTTTTAAGAGTTACAGATGCAGAAAACCATAGCACAACAAATCAATCCAGCGTAACAATCAGCAATGTTGCTCCTACTGCAAATGCTAATGGCCCTTACTCCTGCAATGTTTCACAGTCTATCGCATTAAGCGGAACAGCAACAGATCCGGGAACAGACACACTAACTTATGACTGGGACTTGAATGATGATGCAGCATTTGAAACAGCAGCTCAGCAGAATCCTGCATATAACTGCACAGCAAACGGCACATTCAATGTCAATTTAAGAGTTACAGATGATAATGGCGGCATTGGATATGCAAGCGCAACAATAACTGCATCATCAACTCCGGCGCCAAACAATGCTCCAACTGCAACAGTCCTTTCGCCTAATGGCGGCGAAGTATGGAGCGGAACAAGAAGCATAGCATGGAATGCAACTGATCCGGATGGCGACGCATTAACAATAACAATTCAATACAGCTATGACAGCATACCGTGGACAAATATTACAACAACTATTCCGAATTCAGGCATTTATGCATGGGATACAACAGCAGTCCCGGATGCAGCAACTTATCTTATTAGAATAATAGCATCAGACAGCAGCCTGACAGGAGAAGATGTGTCAAATGCAATATTTCAGATCGACAATGTTTTTGCTCCGGACATAGAAGTTTTATATCCTAATGGCGGGGAAACACTAAGCGGAACTGCGAACATAAGATGGATTGCAACAGACGGCGGAGCAAATTTATCTATAGACTTGTATTACAGCCAGAACAACATAACATGGACAGCAATAGCGATTAACCAGCCCAACACAGGACTTTATTCTTGGTATACACCTTCTGTGCTTGATGGAAATTATTTGATAAAAGCAGTGGCATCTGAAGGAAATACATCCGATGAAGACATATCAAACACTTATTTTGCAATAGACAACATTCCTGTAGCGCCTTCTCCTGTTCCAGCAGCTCAAAAGCCCGAGGACAAGCTGTATGTAAGCAAGATAACATTTGAAAATGATTATAGCTTGTCACCTTATGACGACCTTGCAGCAACAGTTACAATAAAGAATACGGGCGATACAAAGCTCGAGGATAATACAATAACACTTACAGTGCCTGACTTGGGCCTTAGAAAGAGAATCGGCCCATTTGATTTGAGCAAAGGCGAATCAGCAACAAGAAAGCTTTCGCTCAACTTGGAAGGCGCAGCTCCAGGAACATATTATGCCAGGATTGTTGTAAGCAATGACAAAGTGACAAGGATAAAGCATAGGGATATAGTCATACGATAA
- a CDS encoding asparaginase domain-containing protein, which produces MVVKIFTTGGTIDKDYSAEAGVYNFEIAEPAIRRILDNVNPNFPFEIVSILRKDSLDLTEEDRQKIYDSCKNEASDKIIITHGTDTMVETAKKLSAIKNKVIILVGSSKPAKFSDSDASFNIGTAIGVLNILNNGVYIAMNGGVCAWDNVRKNKKTGKFETIK; this is translated from the coding sequence ATGGTAGTAAAAATATTTACGACTGGAGGAACCATAGATAAGGATTATTCCGCTGAAGCAGGAGTTTATAATTTTGAGATAGCAGAACCAGCCATTAGGAGAATTTTAGATAATGTCAATCCTAATTTTCCGTTTGAGATTGTTTCTATTCTTAGAAAGGATAGTTTAGATCTGACAGAGGAAGATAGGCAAAAGATCTATGATAGTTGTAAAAATGAAGCTAGTGATAAAATAATCATAACACACGGAACTGATACTATGGTTGAAACTGCTAAAAAACTTAGTGCTATTAAAAATAAAGTTATTATTCTAGTGGGTTCATCAAAACCAGCAAAATTTTCTGATTCAGATGCTTCTTTTAATATTGGAACAGCAATTGGGGTACTTAATATTCTTAATAATGGAGTTTATATAGCAATGAATGGTGGAGTATGTGCTTGGGATAATGTCAGAAAAAATAAAAAAACTGGAAAATTTGAAACAATAAAATAA
- a CDS encoding DUF504 domain-containing protein — MIPIKELLNKVKWDKRENPEDYSVFYLDRVLNRLIEISYKNIKRLDGEFFVINKNEEDTFIPLHRIREVRKKGKLVWQRKGL, encoded by the coding sequence ATGATTCCTATAAAAGAGCTATTAAACAAGGTCAAATGGGACAAACGAGAGAATCCCGAGGATTATTCTGTTTTCTACCTCGACAGGGTTCTGAACAGATTAATTGAAATCTCCTACAAAAACATCAAAAGGCTTGATGGAGAATTTTTTGTAATAAATAAAAATGAAGAAGACACATTCATTCCGCTGCACAGGATAAGGGAAGTGAGGAAGAAGGGAAAACTGGTCTGGCAAAGAAAAGGTTTATAA
- a CDS encoding zinc ribbon domain-containing protein — translation MKYCNKCGSEIEGTEKFCHKCGTKLERIEKKVQKEVTEKAKEPHEDKSKFKKLEEEYTVKGHRQTYTKHKISPHLVPWVVFSIVLLLAGTIILPTKVMSYQVEVPYIDKEQYAVEVPYEDIEAYVESVPYETTEEYVESIPVTEQQAYQETEYYTDYEPYEDCSFFGLYCTTKYRAVTKSRLVTSYKPVTTYKDVIKTRPVTKYRDETKYRKVTKTRTETREREVRRTRTETKQKEINWLFGFDAMIKFRNLE, via the coding sequence ATGAAATACTGCAATAAATGTGGATCAGAAATAGAAGGAACTGAAAAGTTCTGCCATAAATGTGGAACTAAACTAGAAAGAATAGAGAAAAAAGTACAAAAAGAAGTAACAGAAAAAGCAAAAGAACCGCATGAAGATAAAAGCAAATTTAAAAAGCTAGAAGAAGAATACACTGTTAAAGGTCATCGTCAAACATACACTAAGCATAAAATCTCTCCCCACTTGGTTCCGTGGGTTGTATTCAGTATTGTCTTATTGTTGGCAGGAACAATAATTCTTCCAACCAAGGTCATGAGTTATCAAGTTGAAGTTCCCTACATCGATAAAGAACAATATGCTGTGGAAGTTCCTTATGAAGATATAGAAGCATATGTTGAAAGTGTTCCTTATGAAACAACAGAAGAGTATGTTGAGTCCATTCCCGTAACAGAGCAACAAGCATATCAAGAAACCGAGTATTATACTGATTACGAACCTTATGAAGATTGCTCTTTCTTTGGGCTATATTGTACAACAAAATACCGTGCTGTGACAAAAAGCAGATTAGTAACAAGTTACAAACCTGTAACCACTTATAAAGATGTTATAAAAACCAGGCCAGTTACTAAATACAGAGACGAAACCAAATATAGAAAAGTCACAAAAACAAGAACTGAAACAAGGGAAAGAGAAGTGAGAAGAACGAGAACTGAAACAAAACAAAAAGAAATAAATTGGCTGTTTGGGTTTGATGCCATGATAAAATTCAGGAATTTAGAATGA
- a CDS encoding Lrp/AsnC family transcriptional regulator: MALDKKDFKILEVLKENAKLSTQQISKKTLIPITTVHHRIKKLEKQGIIKGYTVLLDNKKLGKALAAYVLITVDYKSLREIKLTQHDMAKKLKAHEFVEAAAMVTGGTDIIIKIRVKDIDQMDEFVTKYLRNVDGIERTQTMVILSEF, from the coding sequence ATGGCATTAGATAAAAAGGATTTTAAGATACTGGAAGTATTAAAAGAAAATGCAAAATTAAGTACGCAACAGATCAGTAAAAAAACTTTAATACCAATCACCACAGTTCATCACAGAATAAAAAAATTAGAAAAACAGGGAATAATAAAAGGATATACTGTTTTGCTAGATAATAAAAAACTAGGCAAGGCATTAGCTGCTTATGTCTTGATTACAGTTGATTATAAATCATTAAGGGAAATTAAATTAACACAGCATGACATGGCAAAAAAATTAAAGGCTCATGAATTTGTAGAAGCAGCAGCAATGGTTACTGGAGGCACGGATATTATAATTAAGATTAGGGTAAAAGATATAGACCAAATGGATGAGTTTGTTACAAAATATTTAAGAAATGTTGATGGGATAGAGAGAACACAAACAATGGTGATATTAAGCGAATTTTAG
- a CDS encoding LemA family protein: protein MAKKGMNVKNMKGLWIAGAIVFVVLLLLGWFVGSYNMLVTLNNNVDNKWAQVETVYQRRADLIPNLINTVQGAVNFERETQTKIAELRTQASAIKSEMQSAKTPSELDAAGQKLDGVVKGYQGLNINVENYPQLKATANFLALQDELANTENKVAVERQRYNDAVKDINIAVQRFPTNVVAGIFGFKQREYFQSAAGSENVPEVKF from the coding sequence ATGGCAAAAAAAGGAATGAATGTAAAGAATATGAAAGGATTGTGGATAGCAGGAGCAATAGTCTTTGTTGTATTGTTGCTTCTGGGCTGGTTTGTTGGATCTTACAACATGCTGGTTACATTGAACAACAATGTTGACAACAAATGGGCGCAGGTTGAGACTGTATATCAGAGAAGAGCGGATTTGATCCCAAATTTAATAAATACTGTGCAAGGTGCAGTAAATTTTGAAAGAGAAACACAAACAAAGATTGCTGAGTTAAGGACACAAGCATCTGCAATTAAAAGTGAAATGCAAAGTGCAAAAACCCCTTCTGAACTTGATGCTGCAGGACAAAAACTTGACGGAGTTGTTAAAGGCTACCAAGGATTAAACATTAATGTCGAGAACTACCCTCAATTGAAAGCAACTGCAAATTTTCTGGCATTACAAGACGAATTAGCCAATACAGAAAACAAAGTAGCTGTTGAAAGGCAAAGGTACAATGATGCTGTAAAAGACATCAATATTGCAGTGCAAAGATTCCCGACAAATGTTGTTGCTGGGATTTTTGGTTTTAAGCAAAGAGAATATTTCCAGTCAGCAGCAGGATCTGAAAACGTTCCTGAGGTGAAATTTTAG